The nucleotide window ACGAGGCCGCGTTCGAAGAGCTCGTCAATAAATATAGCCGCCGCATATTGGACTATTGCCGGCGGCTGGTGGGCGACGCCGTAGTCGCCGAAGACCTGGCGCAGGAGGCTTTCGTAAAATTCTACCTCGGCTTGTCCTCCTTCGACCC belongs to bacterium and includes:
- a CDS encoding sigma factor, which translates into the protein MAAATSANETDAESALARRAAAGDEAAFEELVNKYSRRILDYCRRLVGDAVVAEDLAQEAFVKFYLGLSSFDP